In a single window of the Deltaproteobacteria bacterium genome:
- a CDS encoding UbiX family flavin prenyltransferase, which yields MLDEWIIAITGASGTIYGCRLLNVILGNIPTVRVHLILSEAGKEVLCQEQGWGLEFNSGFEAMVEPTYRDRVTTYDNREIGAAIASGSYRTLGMVIVPCSMNTLAAVANGLAGNLLQRSADVMIKESRKLLLVPRETPLSAIHLENMLKLARVGAKIIPAMPGFYNRPKAIDDLVDHVVMRIVDNMGYAIDIAARWPKVEQG from the coding sequence ATTTTGGACGAGTGGATAATTGCCATAACGGGCGCATCTGGCACTATTTACGGTTGTCGCTTGCTTAATGTTATTCTTGGGAATATTCCTACCGTTAGAGTTCACTTGATACTTTCTGAAGCAGGGAAGGAGGTTCTGTGTCAAGAGCAAGGTTGGGGCTTAGAATTTAATTCTGGCTTTGAGGCGATGGTTGAGCCGACATACCGAGATCGCGTTACAACTTACGACAATAGAGAAATAGGTGCGGCGATTGCGTCGGGCTCGTATCGCACTCTTGGAATGGTGATAGTCCCATGTAGCATGAATACTTTGGCGGCGGTTGCTAATGGCCTTGCTGGCAACCTGCTGCAGCGAAGTGCAGATGTGATGATTAAAGAAAGTCGCAAACTGTTGCTAGTTCCCCGGGAAACGCCGCTTTCGGCTATTCATCTCGAGAACATGTTAAAGCTAGCGCGCGTTGGCGCAAAAATAATTCCAGCAATGCCTGGTTTTTACAATCGACCAAAAGCGATTGACGATCTAGTAGACCATGTCGTTATGCGGATTGTGGATAACATGGGCTACGCAATTGATATAGCGGCGAGATGGCCTAAAGTGGAGCAAGGTTAA